From a region of the Xyrauchen texanus isolate HMW12.3.18 chromosome 47, RBS_HiC_50CHRs, whole genome shotgun sequence genome:
- the LOC127639253 gene encoding uncharacterized protein LOC127639253 isoform X2, with protein sequence MFHMRKVKIGESICVLVLLFSGLVTCSGVFGSPLTDDVATLETLSENIPNDYRIPLDFISKDMGFRFTLDREELEFTMQTFNCHYRRVKWPTRRFFAHVKDVLTATGSTLGEFHHCAPPPCKNREAPTFTPGQIRQQNGMNRVFHGLLALFIIPYMAVLVLTVRMVFRRGGCCPQRRHETSISLDELHDRAAESGPELHSGDMHLHREPLSGAAGGDPLSSPHSQQDSVWVDSSGSADTEV encoded by the exons ATGTTCCACATGAGGAAGGTTAAG ATTGGAGAAAGCATTTGTGTACTAGTATTGCTTTTTTCTGGGCTCGTGACGTGCTCGGGTGTTTTCGGAAGCCCTTTAACTGATGATGTTGCCACTCTGGAAACACTG AGTGAGAACATTCCCAATGACTACAGAATACCTCTGGATTTTATCTCCAAGGACATG GGCTTTCGTTTCACCCTTGACCGAGAGGAGCTG GAGTTCACAATGCAAACATTCAATTGTCACTACAGACGGGTAAAGTGGCCCACAAGACGATTCTTTGCCCATGTTAAAGATGTTCTTACAGCGACTGGGTCCACCCTTGGCGAGTTTCATCACTGTGCCCCGCCTCCTTGCAAGAACCGTGAAGCCCCAACTTTCACACCAG GTCAAATTAGACAACAGAATGGAATGAACAGAGTGTTTCATGGGCTCTTGGCACTGTTCATCATACCATATATGGCAGTCCTAGTTCTTACTGTCAGAATG GTATTCAGAAGAGGAGGGTGTTGCCCACAAAGGAGGCATGAAACATCAATCAGTTTAGATGAGCTCCACGACAGAGCTGCAGAAAGTGGCCCCGAGCTACATAGCGGAGATATGCATCTTCACAGAGAGCCTCTCAGTGGAGCTGCAGGAGGGGACCCGCTGTCCAGCCCTCATAGTCAACAGGACAG TGTGTGGGTGGATTCTTCAGGGTCTGCAGATACAGAAGTCTAA
- the LOC127639253 gene encoding uncharacterized protein LOC127639253 isoform X1 yields MFHMRKVKIGESICVLVLLFSGLVTCSGVFGSPLTDDVATLETLSENIPNDYRIPLDFISKDMGGTCWLHLNLFPVESGLKALSLRFGNLSMNKANITIFITMLQGFRFTLDREELEFTMQTFNCHYRRVKWPTRRFFAHVKDVLTATGSTLGEFHHCAPPPCKNREAPTFTPGQIRQQNGMNRVFHGLLALFIIPYMAVLVLTVRMVFRRGGCCPQRRHETSISLDELHDRAAESGPELHSGDMHLHREPLSGAAGGDPLSSPHSQQDSVWVDSSGSADTEV; encoded by the exons ATGTTCCACATGAGGAAGGTTAAG ATTGGAGAAAGCATTTGTGTACTAGTATTGCTTTTTTCTGGGCTCGTGACGTGCTCGGGTGTTTTCGGAAGCCCTTTAACTGATGATGTTGCCACTCTGGAAACACTG AGTGAGAACATTCCCAATGACTACAGAATACCTCTGGATTTTATCTCCAAGGACATG GGTGGAACCTGCTGGCTACATTTGAACCTGTTTCCAGTTGAAAGCGGTTTAAAGGCACTATCACTCAGATTTGGCAACCTGTCCATGAACAAAGCAAACATTACTATATTTATAACTATGCTGCAGGGCTTTCGTTTCACCCTTGACCGAGAGGAGCTG GAGTTCACAATGCAAACATTCAATTGTCACTACAGACGGGTAAAGTGGCCCACAAGACGATTCTTTGCCCATGTTAAAGATGTTCTTACAGCGACTGGGTCCACCCTTGGCGAGTTTCATCACTGTGCCCCGCCTCCTTGCAAGAACCGTGAAGCCCCAACTTTCACACCAG GTCAAATTAGACAACAGAATGGAATGAACAGAGTGTTTCATGGGCTCTTGGCACTGTTCATCATACCATATATGGCAGTCCTAGTTCTTACTGTCAGAATG GTATTCAGAAGAGGAGGGTGTTGCCCACAAAGGAGGCATGAAACATCAATCAGTTTAGATGAGCTCCACGACAGAGCTGCAGAAAGTGGCCCCGAGCTACATAGCGGAGATATGCATCTTCACAGAGAGCCTCTCAGTGGAGCTGCAGGAGGGGACCCGCTGTCCAGCCCTCATAGTCAACAGGACAG TGTGTGGGTGGATTCTTCAGGGTCTGCAGATACAGAAGTCTAA
- the LOC127639158 gene encoding CD82 antigen-like — MKANDKLQILKFFLMLINSFFVILGISIFACSAWIFFDKDNFISVISAGQEVKLVAWGLFVIGLVVVGVSLLGCIGACLENRYFIIFYLSFLIVIVLGQIFITLVLLIQRGLIEKFLTESVAGIIVNYGGNETQSSWRLLDSVQNSGKCCGRATPNEWMNNTVIQSLSETDIYPCSCFNDTCPVILIGTHSFGKGSNIYKTGCGTVLGNWLGMNINVIFGMDGGLLLIQVLQFIFGIYTYKCIGRKTRELHPINLLNAMEDEPTVEPIDQQFHTDTHQPEVQTYNPLTVCGNDNDGNYLGEYDHGGYDRSSYNYNGNVAENYEQYNRHEVYEQDGNLNDNTPHNLQHTPSYNGSYDQRYIQNYPQRYNGDY, encoded by the exons ATGAAAGCAAACGACAAACTTCAGATCCTGAAATTCTTTCTGATGCTTATCAATTCATTCTTTGTG ATTCTTGGCATCAGCATTTTTGCATGTTCAGCTTGGATATTTTTTGATAAAGACAACTTCATAAGTGTTATAAGCGCTG GGCAGGAAGTAAAGCTGGTTGCTTGGGGACTCTTTGTCATTGGTCTTGTTGTTGTTGGTGTGTCCTTACTGGGTTGTATTGGTGCATGTTTAGAGAACAGATATTTCATCATATTT TATCTGAGCTTCTTAATTGTCATTGTCCTGGGTCAGATCTTCATCACCCTAGTGCTTTTAATACAACGAGGCTTG ATTGAGAAGTTTTTGACGGAAAGTGTGGCTGGCATAATTGTGAATTATGGAGGAAATGAAACACAATCGTCATGGAGGCTTTTGGATAGTGTGCAGAATTCT GGAAAATGCTGTGGTAGAGCAACACCAAATGAATGGATGAATAATACAGTTATTCAGTCCTTGAGTGAGACAGACATCTACCCTTGCTCTTGCTTCAATGATACCTGCCCCGTAATCCTAATTGGAACACACAGCTTTGGAAAGGGTTCAAACATCTATAAAACG GGCTGTGGGACGGTTCTGGGAAACTGGCTAGGAATGAATATCAATGTAATATTCGGAATGGACGGTGGGCTTCTTTTGATTCAG GTACTGCAGTTCATCTTTGGCATTTACACCTACAAATGCATTGGCCGCAAAACAAGAGAGCTTCACCCCATTAATCTACTAAACGCTATGGAGGATGAACCTACAGTGGAACCCATAGACCAGCAGTTTCACACAGACACCCATCAGCCTGAAGTTCAAACCTATAACCCGCTAACAGTCTGTGGCAATGATAATGATGGAAATTACCTTGGTGAATATGATCACGGTGGATATGATCGCAGTAGCTATAATTACAATGGAAATGTTGCAGAGAATTATGAGCAGTATAACAGACATGAAGTTTATGAACAGGACGGCAATCTAAATGACAACACTCCTCACAATCTGCAACACACGCCGAGCTACAATGGCAGTTATGATCAGCGATATATACAAAATTACCCTCAAAGGTACAATGGTGATTACTGA